DNA sequence from the Oryza brachyantha chromosome 5, ObraRS2, whole genome shotgun sequence genome:
TATATTAAACAACAGGCAGAaagatttcaaataaaactgGGCAATGGCTCGACCATACAAATGACAAGAGGGGACAGTACCCACCTGAATGACACCAATGCTCAACAGTGACTCAAGGCAGAACAATCCAAATCCAACAAAGTAAAATATCTGCCAAGTGAAAGTGACAAATAAAAGTTAAAGGTATTATACAAGATGTGAACCCAATATATGACTTTCAAAGGCTGACCAAGCCAGCCAGAATGATGCGGTCGTGCAAGTTCGAAACACCATGCAACTCATACACTCAAAACCCTTTGCACATGAACTGGGTGCAACGTATATGTAAATTCACAAGGAAATTATTCCTAATAACAAACTTGATACACAATTATAAGGATCACCGTTCAAACAAATACTTACCCCCACAATAGCGCTCTTGCCTATGACATCAATGGCAGGCAAAATCCCACTAGCAACATAAACAGCAGAGAAATCCAGTCAGTTTTTTTGTCTTCCACAAAACAGAAATATACTATTAAAGAATGATCTAAAacctaaacatatatataccatgGACAATATGGAGCACTGCTATTTTTTAACGGAGCAATTCAGAGGAAGAAAACAAGGATTTGGTAGGTTCTGGTATCATCATTCAGAGAAACAcattcaacaaaaaaatgtgATCATCATAATACTTTTACAAAGTAACCAACTTTACACTTCTTTTCTTACGAATCCAGTACTACTATGACCTCTGTACCACAAGTTACATGCCTTAGAACCATACTGGTATTTCTGCAATGGTTCAGTTGCACAGATCAACATTCACCCCAACTGATGGAGAAGGCAATAGCTGGTTCAGAAACTAGATGCTTGACACGTCTGGCTTCAGACTAATCATTCAGTGGAACTTTGATTCAATTTTTAtggaataataatttatggaagaaacatataaataaaggaaATTTATAGCTCCTTCCATCTAATGTCGCTTACAACTTACAACCTACAACCAACATGACATGTCAGGCAGTATGCACACGAGAAAAAGAATTCGAAACTTACGCCAAAGATTTTCCTTTGAAAGGAAAAGGTGGAGCCACAGCTGCCCACACGCAGAAGATTATATGAATCTTGAAATGGACAAAGATTGTCAGTTGGTTATGAAGTATGAGGATATGAGAGTGATAAATCAGTTCATGGTTTGCTCGTCAAATGCTAAGATGTGGCTGTGCGAAACTTTTAGTAACAGTAGCTTACCAGGTAAAGCAGAAAAAACCACCCAAACTTCAATGCACTCTCAGTTCTGTAACAAGAATTGAAAAAGGAATAAGACACTGGCGCCTGAgatattttaaacaaaattttgtttagccAAAAATGCTCATTTAATAtatccaacctcatcgcatTATAAAGAGGGCGGTACCATAATACATAAGCCCCAGGTACACCAGATATGAAGTAGATAATGGCAAGCAGCCAGATCATAACACCTGTCAAAGCATAGCAAACCTATTAGCTTCAAGTGTTAGCGTTGACGGCACATTCCAGACGATATATCATATGCAGACACTTGGAGTACACTTTGGCTTTACCTTCCCCTTTAACCCATGCGGTTGTGGTTGCTATGATATTCCAAAACAGGCAGGCTGCCAATCCTGTATGAGGTCACAGGTGTGAACAAAAAGAACTATCAGTTTAGCAATTCTTACAAAATCCCTGAATCACCCTCCTCATAAGAATGTGCTTCCATGAAGAACTTCATGGTTCACTACATAAAGAGTGATAAATGACAATCCTTTGGCAATAGCCAAGGAATCTgaaatgtatttttctttctgttgaTAATTACATTACAAGTGCATAATATGGATCGAAACAATGAATATTACATgctcaaccaaaaaaaaagatagcacACCAGACACTACTATTGAACACCACTAGAGCTTACCCAAAAACGATGAAAATGCAAGGTACTGCATCCTTTGTAGATGGATAGGTATctcatttgaaatattatgGTGAATGAGGGGGAAAAATGGTGGCCAATTTTTATCTTCAATGACAATGCCAGCTGCGGAAGAGAAGGACAAAGTTAGGCAAATAAATAGCAAGCAGTTCTAAAGGACATTTTGGCTAGAACAGTCCAAACAAATTCTAGCAAACAATGCAAACGAAGtatcaaatcaaatctaagAAGAAATTGCAgctattttttccttttgaaaataataagaaCCAGATCCATgcaaatcaactccaaagcCGTAAACAATACAGTTCTACATCATCAGTCTGAGAAAAGCAATCTCATCAGCACATATCACCTATGACCATACGCTGATAAGTGATAACTCTGATATCCCATGCTACAAAAGAAAACGATGTTGATTATATTTACATTGCTTTCTCTGTGAACAACTTGAGTTgccaaacaaaatttcttgCCTACACCAAACCTGCTTGCACATTCAAATCTTTTTATGGtgaaatttgatcatttaccctcctggcccacatgtcagtaccTTAGACGATTCCACATGTCAAAGGCACAGGTGGGTAAATCCtcaatttttcaatctaaCTTTTCCCCAGACAAACGATCTAAGGGAGCTTGTATGATTGGATGTCCTGCTTTAGTTATCTTTATGCTAGATATGTCCTAGAAGGAAACAACTAAAGCATGTCCATCAAAAGAATATAATGCAACTGTACCTTGGGCTGCAGCCTCTTCCTTCCTTTTGAGTTCCTAGGGCAGGGAGTCAAAGAAGGAATCAGATCAGCATTTAGGGAAGAAAAGGTGCATAGAATAAATATGACACATGGACCACAACATTAATAAACAAATCCGTATAtggatttttataaaaagattcTCTAACGTCTCAAGGTCAAATTTAACATAGTAATTACAAATTGCCAGGCTCAAGAAACACAGATTTTCAAGAGAACCATTTATTAGTGCCAAAAATGGTTTGTTTATTTAGAGCTGCCATAAGTTTCCTTCTTGCTAGCCAGTTGAAAGATGCTTTTGAGCATCGAATATGAAATATAGTGATTTTGAGCAGCACTTAAGTCGCAAAGAGCAAAGGAGAAATCAAATAATTCAGGAATTGCAAGACACACAccctttctcttttgtttaGCTCAGCTTCCATTGCCTGGagttctttctcctttttcttcaaaTCCTATATGCAAAGAAATGGATGCAGGACATAAGGgatcatccaaaaaaaattaagaatagCTCATCAAACTTGGCAcatagtataaataaaggaACAACATTTTTCTGGGCAGAGTTCTAGCTCTACATTATAAGACATATTGACCATGAGAAAACAATACATGGTGTGAGCATCACACCTTTACAGAAAGGAAGCTCAATTAACACTAGTTTTAGTGGATATAACATTCTCAAAACTAGAAGCAGATACAGTAATGAACATCAAATGGAATTGCAAGTACCTTAGTTGAGTCCAGAGGAATGTCCACATTATAGAAATCAGCTGGCTCGTGggaaagaggagagaggcgaGAATTGGTGGCAGGAGGAACACTTCCTCCCTGAAATAATGGAGAGATTGGGAAGATAAGTAAAATTGACAAAGTGAAAGGAAAATAATTTCAACATTAGCTTCTGTGCAACCAGTAAACGCATGATTTTTATGAGTTATGACTATGACTAATCTGCAGCCCTGTTACAATTTTGCACGTAAACAAGAGGTactatcatataataatatatcaaaGGCATATGGATTAACTCACTAATGCAGAaacatcaaaaataaattattgaaGATGGCAACAAGGAACTGATACAGAAGGTAAAACACGTGTTTATCTCGTTCAAATGCCGGAATGTTATtccatcatctaaaaaaacGTGTTTACCTCGTTGCAATTCTCAAAACAGCAGCAATTGGGACATCAAAATTGGACATCTTCCTGCATAATTCTGCAACTTACTAAAGAGCGAAACAAAGCATGGTACCGAGGCACTGAGCTCCAAAAATTCTGTTTATACCAAACTAGTTCCAAGTTGTAGTGCTCTACTTCTACTTATATAGAGTGTGCTCGTGTATATAAGCGCCTGCATTTGTACTGGTTTCGAAGAGAAAAAGATGAACTCCAAACTACATTGCTCTAGTATGTACTACAAAATCGAATTCCGAGTTCCGGCAAGATAAGCGGGACTGAACTGTTACCACATACTCCATATCGCTCTCAAAGTCACCCAAAGCACAGATCCAAACGATCAAACTTAACCAATCACTCCGAAAGCAATTAATCTGCACTGCCTATACGGCGTAACCTCCTACTCCAACCACCCAAAAACCGCATCTCGCAGTGCCGCACCCTCCCCCCACCCACTCCCCCAGATCCAGCGCTCGCGCCAGGCACCAAGCGGCGACGGATCCCGAATGCAACCACATCCTACGTTGATCAGATCAGGGGAGGCCATCCCGAGATCTacgcgaaaaaaaaaacagcgaAGCTTCTCGAGGACCACAGCGCGCAGCCGGTTGGTGGAGCGCGGGCGGAGAGACTCACCGCGAAGGGGTtgacgtcgtcgtcctcgaAGCCGTTGCGGCCGTGCTTccccgccatggccgcccttccccgctccgccgccccgaacgaagacggcgacggcacTGGACGCGGTGGCCTCAACCGCAGCGGCTGCCCCCACTAGCGTGCTGctgtccctctctctctctacccctccgcgtcgtcgtcgcgtggTGTAGTTCGGGGGAGAAAGATAGAAAAATGAGGTTACGCCGCGTTAGTGCTGCTGTTGGATGACATGTGGAGTCAGGTTGTAGCTACTACGGGGAAGCCAGAATCTCAGCACTGAGGTAATAGAATCAGGGGTGCTTGATGtctgtaacttttttttttaagtacatgTCACCTCGAATGTTTAAACATTAATtagaagcattaaatatagactattaataaaacatatcttatactctggactatttcgcaagacgaatcaattgagcctaattagttcatgattagtaaatgtgatgctacggtaacatttgctaatcgtggattaattaggcttaaaaaatttgtttaatgaaataacatttatttatgtaattagttttgttattagtttatatttaatacttctaattaacgtcaaagcatccgatgtgacaagagactaaaaaaatctctagatccaaacagccactcgGTCTTATATTATGACCTAATTATATTATCTATAACTAAAACactataattattaatttagcaaaaaaaaggtCATGTGAGTGACATTTGCAAGCGTTAGATGGTTAAGTCGTATGTACAGTAATTTCTCTCAAAAAATAGTGTAAACTAACGACGTACATATGGTATCCGCGTAAAACttgaaacatttatttatttcaggtTAGTCCTGTGGTTAATGAGAAAAATCTTGGTAAGTGGTAATAATATGATCATAACTAAAATTCTAATAAAATTGTCAAACAATCAAATGCAAAAAGTAGATCTTAGCAAAATGAGCAATAAACTGGTGTTAACTGATATTTTAGGGATTTGAAATTGAGGTGAAGAGGTAAGCTACGTTCCtaccattaaatatttaggtgTTAATAAAATGTAgtattgtaaaaagaaatgaatGAAAAGACAGTTTCCATTGTTGGTTCTGGAAGACTTTGATTTATTCGATTAGTTGACAGAACCCGTTTATCGGTAGCCTAATTCCATAGAGGTGATCGATTCATATATACGGACCTACATGTAC
Encoded proteins:
- the LOC102719586 gene encoding secretory carrier-associated membrane protein 3, with product MAGKHGRNGFEDDDVNPFAGGSVPPATNSRLSPLSHEPADFYNVDIPLDSTKDLKKKEKELQAMEAELNKRERELKRKEEAAAQAGIVIEDKNWPPFFPLIHHNISNEIPIHLQRMQYLAFSSFLGLAACLFWNIIATTTAWVKGEGVMIWLLAIIYFISGVPGAYVLWYRPLYNAMRTESALKFGWFFLLYLIHIIFCVWAAVAPPFPFKGKSLAGILPAIDVIGKSAIVGIFYFVGFGLFCLESLLSIGVIQQVYMYFRGSGKAAEMKREAARGALSSAF